From one Phocoena sinus isolate mPhoSin1 chromosome 6, mPhoSin1.pri, whole genome shotgun sequence genomic stretch:
- the LOC116755194 gene encoding acyl-protein thioesterase 1-like, with protein sequence MCGQSSWCMCHNNMSAPLPAIVPAIRKATAAVIFLHGLGDTGHGWAEDLAGIRSAHIKYICPHALVMPVTLNMDVAMPSWFDIIGLSPDSHEDETGIKQAAESVKALIGQEVKNGIPSNRIILGEFSQGGALSLYTSLTTQQKLAGVTVLSCWLPLWASFPRGPISGVNRDISILQCHGVLDPLVPLMFGSLTAERLKTLVNLANVTLKTYGGMIHSSCQQEMMDIKQFIDELLTPVD encoded by the coding sequence ATGTGCGGTCAGTCGAGCTGGTGTATGTGCCACAATAACATGTCGGCCCCGCTGCCCGCCATTGTGCCCGCCATCCGGAAGGCCACTGCTGCGGTGATTTTCCTTCATGGATTGGGAGACACAGGGCATGGGTGGGCAGAAGACTTGGCAGGTATCAGAAGCGCCCACATCAAATACATCTGCCCGCACGCGCTGGTTATGCCTGTGACATTAAATATGGACGTGGCCATGCCTTCTTGGTTTGACATTATTGGTCTTTCACCAGATTCACACGAAGATGAAACTGGAATTAAACAGGCAGCAGAAAGTGTAAAAGCTTTGATAGGGCAAGAGGTGAAGAATGGCATTCCTTCTAACAGAATTATTTTGGGAGAATTTTCTCAGGGAGGAGCTTTATCTCTGTACACGTCACTGACCACACAGCAGAAGCTGGCCGGCGTCACCGTCCTCAGCTGCTGGCTGCCCCTGTGGGCTTCCTTTCCACGGGGTCCTATCAGTGGCGTGAATAGAGACATTTCTATTCTTCAGTGCCATGGAGTTTTGGATCCTTTAGTTCCCCTAATGTTTGGTTCTCTTACTGCTGAAAGGCTAAAAACATTGGTAAATCTAGCCAATGTAACCCTCAAAACCTATGGAGGCATGATACACAGTTCATGTCAACAGGAAATGATGGATATCAAGCAGTTCATTGATGAACTCCTAACTCCTGTTGATTGA